The Nitrospinota bacterium genome contains a region encoding:
- a CDS encoding TusE/DsrC/DsvC family sulfur relay protein, producing MSMEVAGKTIETDEEGYLKNLDDWNQEIADEMAKSEGLNMTEAHWEVVNFLRDYYKEYKIAPMIRILTKELGKKLGKEKGNTKYLYELYPAGPAKQACKIAGLPKPTGCV from the coding sequence ATGTCGATGGAAGTAGCTGGCAAGACAATTGAAACAGATGAAGAGGGATACCTGAAAAACCTTGATGACTGGAACCAGGAGATAGCCGACGAAATGGCAAAGTCCGAAGGACTGAATATGACTGAAGCCCATTGGGAAGTTGTAAATTTCCTTCGTGATTACTACAAGGAATATAAGATCGCCCCGATGATACGTATTCTTACGAAAGAACTCGGCAAGAAACTTGGCAAGGAAAAAGGGAACACAAAGTATCTTTACGAACTTTACCCGGCCGGACCGGCAAAACAGGCTTGTAAAATAGCTGGCCTGCCGAAACCTACCGGTTGCGTATAA
- the cobB gene encoding hydrogenobyrinic acid a,c-diamide synthase (glutamine-hydrolyzing) codes for MKSDLTRNCPRVVISAGHKSSGKTVTTVGICAALAERGINVQPYKKGPDYIDPGWLSTAAGKECHNLDYFMTGWDGVLDVFSRHSRNSDVNIIEGNKGLYDSIEVDGEGSTANLARHLNAPVVIVLDTSRITRGVAPLLLGYKAFEPDIRIAGVILNKVASARHEQKLRAVIEKYCDMEILGVIRKSKEMEVLERHLGLMPAGEEMGLYPAVKEIAKVVGASVNLDRILEIASSAEPMAFEPVKSATFPTPSVTIGVVKDKAFTFYYPENLEALRSAGANLVPVNSLMDGRLPENIDALYVGGGFPEAFMEKIGMNESLREDIRLSIENGMPVHAECGGLIYLAKSVSWKNVTAPMVGALDCEVIIRKRPKGHGYMTLKSTGKSPWITCVGEMKAHEFHYGEVVNSSHTDFAFDVLRGNGIDGKHDGIVYKNVTASFCHLHHLGCTNWAEGFVNFAKRINYSKLPKSLFSLSKETSLEKVTI; via the coding sequence ATGAAATCAGACCTTACTCGCAACTGCCCAAGAGTGGTTATTTCCGCCGGGCATAAAAGTTCAGGGAAAACTGTAACCACAGTAGGGATATGCGCCGCCCTGGCGGAACGGGGGATAAACGTCCAGCCATACAAGAAAGGGCCTGATTATATAGATCCCGGCTGGCTCTCAACCGCCGCCGGGAAGGAGTGCCACAATCTCGATTATTTCATGACCGGCTGGGATGGCGTATTGGACGTATTCTCCAGACACTCGAGGAACTCGGATGTTAATATCATCGAAGGGAACAAGGGTCTTTACGACTCTATAGAAGTAGACGGCGAAGGATCTACCGCGAACCTTGCGAGACACCTAAATGCTCCTGTCGTGATAGTGTTGGACACCAGCCGGATTACGCGCGGCGTAGCTCCTCTCCTCCTTGGATACAAGGCTTTTGAGCCCGATATCAGGATTGCCGGCGTGATTTTGAATAAGGTTGCGAGCGCCAGACATGAGCAAAAACTGCGCGCCGTGATAGAAAAGTATTGCGATATGGAGATACTAGGAGTTATCCGCAAATCGAAAGAGATGGAGGTTCTGGAAAGGCATCTCGGACTCATGCCTGCTGGCGAAGAGATGGGGCTATACCCTGCCGTGAAGGAGATCGCGAAAGTGGTTGGCGCCTCTGTGAACCTCGACAGGATACTCGAAATCGCCAGCTCGGCAGAGCCAATGGCTTTCGAACCTGTAAAGAGCGCGACCTTCCCTACCCCTTCTGTCACTATCGGCGTAGTGAAGGATAAGGCATTTACCTTTTACTATCCCGAGAATCTTGAAGCATTGCGTAGCGCGGGAGCAAATCTTGTCCCTGTCAACAGTCTCATGGATGGCAGGCTCCCTGAAAATATCGATGCCCTTTACGTCGGCGGAGGATTTCCAGAGGCGTTCATGGAAAAAATAGGGATGAACGAATCGCTTCGCGAGGATATAAGGCTCTCCATTGAAAACGGTATGCCTGTTCATGCTGAATGCGGCGGCCTAATATACCTTGCGAAATCGGTATCGTGGAAAAACGTCACCGCTCCGATGGTAGGCGCGCTTGACTGCGAAGTTATCATAAGAAAACGCCCAAAGGGGCACGGCTATATGACATTGAAATCTACGGGAAAGTCTCCATGGATCACCTGTGTAGGTGAAATGAAGGCGCATGAATTCCATTATGGCGAAGTGGTGAATTCATCCCATACCGATTTCGCGTTTGATGTGTTAAGAGGGAACGGGATAGACGGCAAGCATGACGGTATCGTCTATAAAAACGTAACAGCCTCCTTCTGTCACCTGCATCATCTCGGGTGCACGAACTGGGCTGAAGGATTCGTCAACTTCGCAAAACGAATCAATTATTCAAAACTGCCAAAATCACTTTTCTCTTTAAGCAAAGAGACAAGTTTGGAAAAAGTAACCATTTAA
- a CDS encoding NAD(P)-binding protein, with protein sequence MKTTIIEPGKVFDDSLLRKGDPEKIVVTNGQSWKCPVYVQSLPPCRSECPSSEDIRGYLTQVAQSDIYKRDVQASFDEAWYILTDKNPMPATHGRICPHPCEKGCNRQHLEDGSVAINNFERYIGDHGLKRGLKFKKLVEKSNNKKIAVIGSGPSGLSCAYQLARRGYKVTIYEGFEKPGGMLRYGIPQYRLPVDILDKEIQNILDLGIELKCNTRIGVDIDFNKIKKDYDAVYLAIGAHKGVTIGIDGEDSANVFTGASYLNRVKSGAKVEIGKNVVVIGGGDSAVDAARTSLRLLSSSDDEMSATDGKTALDSARVTKRMMEKANVTILYRRTQAEMPAIAEDVNEAIKEGIKMEFLAAPIEFAVKDGRATAIKCVRMQLGEPDKSGRRRPEPIPGSEFSVNADTVIVGIGQAPELPGGLAEIANAHGWVEADKNHETRHKGIFAGGDALGLGISTKSVGQGRIAAEAMDDFLSKREYRARPQVRPISFNKMRRDYYPPMERHEEEELPVNVRTTGFEEIKKTLSMEHAIAESKRCMSCGLCFVCDQCRVHCPREAISKDIDRPKGKTMFTDYTRCNGCHICAEACPCGYIEMGMGL encoded by the coding sequence ATGAAAACAACGATAATTGAGCCCGGAAAGGTCTTCGACGATTCCTTACTAAGGAAAGGCGACCCTGAAAAGATAGTAGTTACCAATGGGCAGAGTTGGAAATGTCCGGTCTACGTTCAGAGTCTTCCTCCTTGCAGGAGCGAATGCCCGAGTAGCGAGGACATACGAGGATACCTTACCCAGGTCGCGCAGAGCGATATCTACAAGAGGGATGTACAGGCTTCCTTTGATGAAGCCTGGTACATCTTGACTGATAAGAATCCGATGCCGGCGACTCATGGGAGGATATGCCCCCACCCTTGCGAAAAGGGGTGCAACAGACAGCATCTTGAGGATGGCTCCGTGGCTATCAACAACTTCGAGCGTTATATCGGGGATCATGGCTTGAAGCGCGGCCTGAAATTTAAAAAGCTTGTCGAGAAGAGCAACAACAAGAAGATTGCCGTTATCGGCTCTGGTCCTTCCGGCCTCTCCTGCGCCTACCAGCTGGCCAGACGCGGCTACAAGGTGACTATCTATGAGGGGTTCGAGAAACCTGGCGGTATGCTTCGCTACGGCATCCCCCAATACAGGCTGCCGGTCGATATCCTGGACAAGGAGATCCAGAACATACTCGACCTTGGCATTGAGCTGAAATGCAATACGAGAATCGGCGTTGATATTGATTTCAACAAAATCAAAAAGGATTATGACGCAGTATATCTCGCGATCGGAGCTCATAAAGGGGTCACCATCGGAATTGACGGCGAGGATTCAGCGAACGTATTCACAGGCGCAAGCTACCTCAACAGGGTCAAATCTGGCGCAAAAGTCGAGATAGGTAAAAACGTCGTCGTTATCGGCGGCGGCGATTCGGCTGTTGATGCCGCGAGAACGTCTCTTCGCCTCCTGAGCTCTTCGGATGATGAAATGAGCGCGACAGACGGCAAAACCGCGCTTGATTCCGCGCGTGTAACGAAAAGGATGATGGAAAAGGCGAACGTGACAATACTCTACAGGCGAACACAGGCAGAAATGCCCGCAATCGCTGAAGACGTTAATGAAGCCATCAAGGAAGGGATCAAAATGGAATTCCTTGCCGCGCCCATTGAATTTGCCGTAAAGGATGGCCGGGCTACGGCTATCAAATGCGTCAGGATGCAGCTGGGCGAGCCGGACAAATCTGGCAGAAGAAGGCCAGAACCAATTCCAGGTTCGGAATTCTCCGTTAATGCCGACACAGTCATTGTAGGTATCGGTCAGGCGCCGGAACTGCCGGGAGGTCTGGCTGAAATTGCCAACGCGCATGGCTGGGTTGAAGCCGATAAAAATCACGAAACACGTCATAAGGGCATATTCGCGGGGGGGGACGCTCTCGGCCTAGGTATCTCGACAAAATCGGTTGGTCAGGGGCGCATTGCCGCTGAAGCGATGGACGATTTCCTGAGCAAGAGGGAGTACCGCGCAAGACCGCAGGTTCGCCCGATCAGTTTCAACAAAATGAGGAGGGATTACTATCCTCCCATGGAGCGGCACGAAGAAGAAGAACTCCCTGTCAACGTGCGCACAACCGGCTTCGAAGAGATCAAAAAAACGCTCAGCATGGAACACGCTATCGCAGAGTCGAAACGATGCATGAGTTGCGGACTCTGTTTTGTCTGTGACCAGTGCCGTGTTCACTGTCCGCGCGAGGCTATCAGCAAAGATATCGATCGGCCAAAAGGAAAAACGATGTTTACCGATTATACCCGATGCAACGGTTGCCATATCTGTGCGGAAGCGTGTCCATGCGGCTATATCGAAATGGGAATGGGATTGTAA